A portion of the Aerosakkonema funiforme FACHB-1375 genome contains these proteins:
- a CDS encoding HipA domain-containing protein → MTGTPNFPVILVSEEAYELSTNETMGSKYKFWFKHEKLGLCLYKQARENLGEDWAEKVASQLCFLLGLPHAVYELAETWEGNRGVVSPNFLPIEGGTLVHGNELLTPIVPNYPTSGTYGVTQHTIDIVLSVISDDSVNLPIGWTAPEGIQSAVEVFVGYLLLDAWIGNGDRHHENWGIVRSKAASNSVETIHLAPTFDHASSLGRDLSDEQRQKRSVEAYANKCFSAFYENVGDKKPLKTFDVFHRVAHRYPQAALMWLSRLESISKENIVEIFNRIPNTRISSIAAEFAQKILEFNQHKLLTLRDSLL, encoded by the coding sequence ATGACAGGCACTCCAAACTTCCCCGTTATTCTTGTCAGCGAAGAAGCTTATGAACTCTCCACAAATGAAACGATGGGGAGCAAGTATAAGTTTTGGTTTAAACATGAAAAATTGGGTCTTTGTCTGTATAAACAAGCGCGAGAAAACTTAGGCGAAGATTGGGCTGAGAAAGTGGCATCCCAGTTGTGCTTCCTCTTGGGACTCCCTCACGCTGTTTATGAACTAGCAGAAACTTGGGAAGGAAATCGCGGTGTCGTTTCACCCAACTTTTTACCAATCGAAGGAGGGACGCTCGTTCATGGTAACGAACTTCTCACCCCCATCGTACCGAATTACCCCACCTCTGGAACTTACGGGGTGACACAACATACAATTGATATCGTACTAAGCGTTATCTCAGACGATTCTGTGAACCTTCCTATTGGTTGGACAGCACCAGAAGGCATCCAAAGCGCAGTGGAAGTCTTTGTCGGCTATCTCCTGTTAGATGCCTGGATTGGCAATGGCGATCGCCACCACGAAAACTGGGGAATTGTAAGAAGTAAAGCAGCGTCTAATTCTGTGGAAACAATTCATTTAGCACCCACATTCGACCATGCCTCAAGTTTAGGTCGTGACCTATCTGATGAACAAAGGCAGAAACGTTCAGTAGAAGCTTATGCCAACAAATGTTTCTCAGCATTCTATGAGAATGTTGGCGACAAAAAGCCCCTCAAAACTTTTGATGTCTTTCACCGCGTTGCTCATCGTTATCCTCAAGCTGCCCTTATGTGGCTGTCACGACTTGAAAGTATTTCCAAAGAAAATATAGTAGAGATTTTTAATCGGATTCCTAATACTCGCATTTCGTCTATTGCAGCAGAGTTTGCCCAAAAAATTCTGGAATTCAACCAACACAAACTACTTACTTTAAGGGATTCACTACTTTGA
- a CDS encoding HIRAN domain-containing protein — protein sequence MNKLKTLFLAWQDPNSRSWFPIGRLTFDGANYQFVYTQGAKEAQEKCGFQPLLSFPRLDEVYTSTHLFSVFSNRLMPRSRPDYSSFIQWLNIPEHEDGPIAMLARSGGQRETDTLTVFPCPAPDEEGRYHLHFFSHGLRHLPQSAIERINRFEPGEKLWLAHEFQNTFDSQALTLNTEDHYIVGYCPRYLNSEIFELLRRNPSLVEVRVERVNQPPTPLQFRLLCNLSARWSEENRPFSGLEYQPLIAAAAIAMP from the coding sequence TTGAATAAACTCAAAACACTATTTTTGGCTTGGCAAGACCCTAATAGTCGCTCCTGGTTTCCCATTGGTCGGTTAACTTTTGACGGAGCGAACTACCAATTTGTCTACACGCAAGGTGCTAAAGAAGCTCAAGAGAAATGCGGTTTTCAACCTTTGTTATCGTTTCCGCGTTTAGATGAGGTCTATACATCAACCCATTTATTTTCTGTATTCTCTAATCGGTTGATGCCTCGAAGTCGTCCCGATTACTCAAGTTTTATCCAATGGCTGAATATTCCGGAACATGAAGATGGCCCAATTGCTATGCTAGCCCGCAGCGGTGGGCAAAGAGAAACAGATACACTCACTGTTTTTCCATGTCCTGCACCAGATGAAGAAGGGCGTTATCATCTTCACTTTTTCTCCCACGGACTGCGACACTTGCCCCAATCTGCTATTGAGCGAATTAATCGCTTTGAACCTGGAGAAAAGTTGTGGTTAGCTCATGAATTTCAAAATACTTTTGATTCCCAAGCATTAACTCTCAACACAGAAGACCACTACATCGTCGGGTATTGTCCACGATACTTGAATAGTGAGATTTTTGAGCTTCTACGGAGGAATCCCAGTCTGGTAGAGGTGCGTGTAGAGCGTGTCAATCAACCGCCGACACCGCTCCAGTTTCGCTTGCTGTGTAACCTGAGTGCGAGGTGGAGTGAGGAAAATCGTCCCTTTTCTGGTCTTGAGTATCAGCCGCTTATAGCTGCGGCGGCAATTGCCATGCCCTGA
- a CDS encoding ParA family protein, producing the protein MLTIAFASLSGGQGKTTAALFLGRRLAALGYSTLMIDADPQHNLTTYLGLELQPNQPTLLECLKKSVAVEDGIYPIEGNDNLFLIPADDQLDTVQDYLSNSGVGATLLLRRLEQIASAFKICVIDSPPQRSQICLTVIGAADALVIPAEASVKGYGSLVRTLDLLQTLQEVKATNAQVLGVLPFRDRWIGNTQTNESRLAVEGMREEVGKELVLPSIRESERYKQAINKRSTLQQMGYADLEYPFEVLLDKIKQLLK; encoded by the coding sequence ATGCTCACCATCGCGTTCGCCTCCTTATCGGGAGGCCAAGGTAAAACTACCGCCGCCCTCTTTCTGGGTCGCAGGCTAGCAGCACTGGGTTATTCGACCCTGATGATTGATGCTGACCCCCAGCACAACCTGACAACCTATCTGGGATTGGAACTGCAACCCAATCAACCCACGCTGCTGGAATGCCTGAAGAAGTCTGTAGCGGTAGAAGACGGCATTTATCCGATTGAGGGAAACGACAACCTGTTTTTGATTCCAGCGGATGACCAACTCGATACGGTGCAGGACTATCTCTCTAATAGTGGGGTGGGGGCGACCCTGCTGTTGCGTCGTCTAGAACAGATCGCCAGTGCATTTAAGATCTGCGTAATTGATTCTCCCCCGCAGCGATCGCAGATTTGTTTAACCGTAATTGGGGCAGCTGATGCGCTGGTGATTCCAGCAGAAGCCTCTGTTAAAGGATATGGTTCTTTGGTACGGACGCTCGACTTGCTGCAAACTTTACAGGAAGTGAAAGCCACAAACGCTCAAGTTCTGGGGGTGTTGCCATTTCGCGATCGCTGGATTGGTAATACACAGACCAACGAAAGCCGTCTGGCTGTTGAAGGAATGCGAGAAGAGGTGGGGAAAGAATTGGTTCTCCCCTCAATTCGAGAATCAGAACGTTACAAGCAGGCAATTAACAAGCGCAGCACACTGCAACAGATGGGGTATGCCGACTTGGAGTATCCCTTTGAGGTGCTGTTGGACAAAATCAAACAACTGTTGAAGTAG
- a CDS encoding restriction endonuclease-related protein: MKIELPTLEQISAGLIQTSQQQGRLYPYPQNLQLGYDKVVLAFLLADKSQSAPASVPEFYQDWCEKPFEEWGVEVDEEIDGSDTLLFLGEPTELTIELAEAFGGSTLSQEQSRIATILLQRCQAHPQGAQIYTKFRRFIVEHPVLSNQELVEAKGYFGLGIGLSDLLEECYEIAPSCYQLEGNFYACPYCHALAAVDREQAIANPNCNRCQPGRRLKKKVKLSNDCLKLKRGIERFWFYPGRAEIRLYEKLTELGLQVELYPERDRYDLRVTFPDGKVWALDLKDYSNPYLLLKRLGDEPIPKDPPWDEAYIVIPNERKKERPAYLKELKSRWRWQDVRPVFDDAIFVLAKKKLEEFPVQRTAQAPPTGEGSTSSSKITSRTKKRKREHERN; the protein is encoded by the coding sequence GTGAAAATCGAACTACCCACACTAGAGCAGATTTCCGCAGGTCTAATCCAGACTTCTCAGCAGCAGGGGCGGCTTTATCCTTACCCTCAAAACCTGCAACTGGGTTACGACAAGGTTGTTTTGGCATTTTTACTGGCAGACAAGTCACAATCCGCCCCAGCGAGCGTGCCGGAGTTTTACCAGGATTGGTGCGAAAAGCCTTTTGAAGAATGGGGAGTAGAAGTTGACGAAGAGATCGATGGCTCAGATACGTTGCTGTTCCTGGGGGAACCAACTGAACTAACTATCGAGTTGGCAGAAGCCTTTGGTGGAAGCACTCTTTCTCAAGAGCAGTCCAGAATAGCAACTATCTTGCTGCAACGATGCCAAGCGCATCCACAAGGGGCGCAAATTTATACGAAGTTCCGTAGGTTTATTGTCGAGCATCCCGTTTTGTCCAATCAGGAGTTAGTAGAGGCCAAAGGCTACTTTGGACTGGGGATTGGGCTGTCCGATTTGTTAGAGGAGTGCTACGAAATAGCGCCAAGTTGCTACCAATTGGAGGGAAACTTCTATGCCTGCCCCTACTGTCACGCACTAGCCGCAGTAGATCGGGAACAGGCGATCGCCAACCCCAACTGCAATCGCTGCCAACCTGGACGGCGACTCAAGAAAAAAGTCAAACTTTCCAACGATTGTCTTAAGCTCAAACGTGGGATTGAACGTTTTTGGTTTTACCCAGGGCGGGCCGAAATTCGACTCTACGAGAAATTAACAGAACTAGGGCTACAGGTTGAGCTTTACCCAGAGAGAGATCGCTACGACTTGCGGGTGACGTTTCCTGACGGCAAAGTTTGGGCATTGGATCTCAAGGATTACTCTAACCCCTACCTATTATTAAAGCGTCTGGGCGACGAACCCATTCCCAAAGATCCGCCTTGGGATGAAGCCTATATTGTCATTCCCAACGAACGCAAGAAAGAGCGTCCTGCCTATCTCAAAGAACTTAAATCGCGCTGGCGTTGGCAGGATGTAAGACCCGTTTTTGATGATGCTATTTTCGTCTTAGCCAAAAAGAAATTAGAGGAATTTCCCGTGCAACGGACGGCTCAAGCGCCGCCCACAGGTGAGGGCAGCACGTCCTCCTCAAAAATCACCTCTCGCACTAAAAAAAGGAAGAGAGAACATGAGAGAAACTAG
- a CDS encoding pPIWI_RE_Z domain-containing protein — MRETRSWRSKASATLQESAKLPRDQIEALLDVELALFAIEKLGLQSELDTATSVWLLISSRFYLFPPLIALVETAEAKRTLFNLRQLLHYLSNEDTVEQSVRAYRQIPSKYRAYEIDDAYRFSRKSMPAVWGNRFERFEDLLSNKLKYRTRTVKYAEPGKEYSFRSQESAYSVRIPQDFPRYQGKTISLHREHTPAIAITRAEMEEAAELLDQNSEDKYRKEQLQKIILEHFQEMGFAATDSIVFDGVKHLVGLLNAGKSTLIEILTVALIKKGHRVGVVFNEVVTCLRMATLLKKAGVRVSVVIGQRNRKVHLENWHSVSGGLDGFEHLSTACPLSSYFQPSVPTSPPCFELRQIRADDDSNNEDSNNKFEGERICPLIGQCPRHRDANQLADAQVILTTVAAAIFTRPLPHVSPQSINYYELMYRTCSVVFFDECDKIQSNLDSTFLPAIKLIERGSNGFLDQIVTWTRSQKLRNSRNDLRQVIFGQFNHAIQNADTLVDNICTQLQLSPDESEWLAKRQFFTCSSLARDFVLEIAKAQGIDTESSTFILDKNPVYQELAEFLRGDWKSSWLAEYAMRLAKENYQEQQVTLSLIQKKLTDQGWLKTIKDRWGFSCRFALFLKLVLFVWFFQQAVTTAYGLGEQVDSAQEVVFFNRIPRDFYGLVPGLASGLVCGFKLERQTNQLTLWYFQALGQGRWLLENFSQVFANEGTFGAHALLLSGTSVAPQSPVDHINCPVDYLLRPKERSATEAISQSSFYFSPCYWADGKSVRVSGVDSKEESLLQIVRSLLRQNDWLQRDFDALPEGRKRLIWYVNSYEQVEFVYNAILTIDTLGEWNKRVAALTARSPLEEIDESLIPRGNVENFAQTNRAILIAPIAAIGRGKNILNQQGLSAFGGAYFLVRPHPAPDDLDYKFRLALCRERKALAEEREGKLREAAENWKSEGYRLFLKSLDTVLQYSHKGLEKDVREGLIWSQMVLTWQAIARTIRGNQPTLVRFIDAAWAPNLAEKKPETEQDSLLKGFEYVLRPYFGKTRTAFDTRELALVRSLYEPFYRALEKIDGIKI, encoded by the coding sequence ATGAGAGAAACTAGGTCTTGGAGATCGAAAGCAAGCGCTACGCTACAAGAGTCAGCCAAGCTCCCCAGAGACCAGATTGAAGCCTTGCTAGATGTGGAATTAGCTCTGTTTGCCATTGAAAAGCTCGGACTTCAATCAGAACTCGATACAGCTACTTCTGTTTGGTTGCTCATCTCCAGTCGATTTTATTTGTTTCCGCCTTTAATAGCTTTAGTAGAGACGGCAGAAGCAAAAAGAACACTGTTCAATTTGAGGCAACTCCTGCACTACTTATCAAACGAAGATACTGTAGAGCAGTCAGTCAGAGCATACAGACAGATTCCTTCCAAGTATCGAGCTTATGAGATTGATGATGCTTATCGGTTCTCTCGTAAATCTATGCCTGCCGTCTGGGGCAACCGTTTCGAGCGCTTTGAGGACTTACTGAGCAATAAACTCAAGTATCGCACTCGAACCGTTAAATACGCCGAACCTGGTAAGGAATATTCATTTCGTTCTCAAGAATCTGCTTACAGTGTCAGAATTCCCCAAGATTTTCCCCGCTATCAGGGAAAGACTATCTCCTTGCACCGCGAACACACTCCCGCGATCGCCATCACACGAGCAGAAATGGAAGAGGCAGCAGAGCTTTTAGACCAAAACAGCGAAGATAAATACAGAAAGGAACAATTACAAAAAATCATTCTCGAACACTTTCAAGAAATGGGGTTTGCGGCCACCGATTCGATTGTCTTTGATGGAGTAAAACACTTAGTTGGGCTGCTCAATGCTGGCAAATCCACACTCATTGAAATTTTAACTGTAGCACTGATAAAAAAAGGACACCGAGTTGGCGTAGTCTTTAACGAAGTTGTTACCTGTCTGAGAATGGCGACGCTTTTAAAAAAGGCTGGAGTGCGGGTATCAGTTGTCATCGGTCAAAGAAATCGAAAAGTTCATTTAGAAAACTGGCATAGTGTCAGTGGTGGACTAGATGGTTTTGAACACTTATCAACAGCTTGTCCTTTAAGCAGTTACTTTCAACCTTCAGTTCCCACATCACCTCCTTGCTTTGAGTTGAGACAAATTCGAGCAGATGATGATAGTAATAATGAAGATAGCAATAATAAATTCGAGGGGGAGAGAATCTGCCCTTTAATCGGCCAATGTCCTAGACATCGAGATGCTAATCAACTAGCAGATGCTCAAGTGATTTTGACGACAGTAGCCGCCGCTATTTTCACTCGTCCGTTACCTCACGTCAGTCCGCAATCAATTAATTATTACGAATTGATGTATCGCACTTGCAGCGTTGTTTTTTTTGACGAGTGCGATAAAATTCAATCTAATTTAGATTCAACTTTTCTACCAGCAATCAAACTGATTGAGCGGGGAAGTAATGGTTTTCTCGACCAAATCGTAACTTGGACGCGCTCGCAGAAACTCCGCAACTCTCGAAATGACTTGCGACAAGTTATTTTTGGACAATTCAATCATGCTATCCAAAATGCCGATACTCTAGTTGATAACATCTGTACCCAGTTGCAACTCTCACCTGATGAGAGTGAATGGTTGGCCAAACGGCAGTTTTTTACTTGCTCGTCTCTGGCCAGAGATTTCGTGTTAGAAATAGCCAAGGCTCAAGGTATCGATACTGAATCAAGCACGTTTATTCTTGATAAAAATCCGGTTTATCAAGAATTAGCTGAGTTTCTTCGGGGTGATTGGAAAAGTTCTTGGTTAGCTGAATATGCTATGAGGTTGGCCAAAGAAAACTATCAAGAACAGCAGGTTACACTCTCCCTGATCCAGAAAAAACTTACCGACCAAGGTTGGTTGAAAACAATAAAAGATCGATGGGGATTTAGCTGTCGATTCGCCTTGTTTCTAAAGCTGGTACTTTTCGTCTGGTTTTTTCAGCAGGCAGTGACGACAGCTTATGGACTGGGCGAACAAGTCGATAGCGCTCAGGAGGTTGTTTTCTTTAATCGCATTCCCCGCGATTTTTATGGATTAGTACCAGGATTAGCATCTGGTTTAGTTTGTGGATTCAAACTGGAACGACAAACAAATCAATTGACTCTTTGGTATTTTCAAGCTTTAGGACAGGGACGTTGGCTTTTAGAAAATTTTTCCCAGGTGTTTGCTAATGAAGGGACTTTTGGCGCACACGCTTTGCTACTGTCCGGTACAAGTGTAGCTCCTCAAAGCCCTGTGGATCATATTAATTGCCCAGTAGATTACCTCCTCCGTCCGAAAGAACGCAGTGCCACAGAAGCAATTTCTCAAAGTAGTTTCTACTTTTCTCCCTGTTATTGGGCTGATGGGAAATCCGTTCGCGTTTCTGGGGTGGATTCTAAAGAAGAATCACTGTTACAAATTGTGCGCTCGCTGCTGCGTCAAAATGACTGGTTGCAACGTGATTTTGATGCTCTGCCTGAAGGTCGAAAGCGTCTGATTTGGTATGTCAATAGTTACGAACAAGTTGAGTTTGTTTACAATGCAATTTTAACAATTGATACTCTCGGAGAATGGAATAAGCGCGTTGCAGCTTTAACAGCTAGATCGCCTCTTGAGGAAATAGATGAATCTTTGATTCCGCGTGGTAACGTGGAAAACTTTGCTCAGACGAATCGAGCTATTCTGATTGCACCAATAGCAGCGATCGGGCGAGGGAAAAATATCCTAAATCAGCAAGGACTGAGTGCCTTTGGTGGAGCTTACTTTCTAGTTCGTCCCCATCCTGCACCTGACGACCTCGATTACAAATTTCGGTTGGCATTGTGTAGAGAAAGAAAGGCGCTAGCAGAAGAGAGAGAGGGGAAACTGCGCGAAGCTGCTGAAAATTGGAAAAGTGAAGGCTATCGCCTGTTTCTCAAGAGTCTCGACACTGTGTTGCAGTATTCCCACAAAGGGTTAGAAAAAGATGTCCGAGAAGGACTGATTTGGAGCCAGATGGTACTGACGTGGCAGGCGATCGCCCGTACCATTCGCGGCAATCAACCGACGCTAGTTCGGTTTATCGATGCAGCCTGGGCCCCCAACCTGGCTGAAAAGAAACCGGAAACTGAGCAAGACTCCTTACTTAAAGGATTTGAGTACGTCCTTCGTCCCTACTTTGGCAAGACAAGGACAGCTTTTGACACGCGGGAACTCGCTCTCGTGCGATCGCTCTATGAACCTTTTTATCGTGCATTGGAGAAAATCGATGGCATCAAAATCTAG
- a CDS encoding pPIWI_RE module domain-containing protein: MASKSSTIQLFALQVPTQISLPFDLYALTLPKHWKELFNRLQQHKLGKNYVLPPVECLNQVLQLLVDSILFSSPNAFRLKSSARWLYFNTEKIDTAYIATAVKTWLNVSFKNCNSLTDDDIAKIQAISGSDLQVGKVQLPQPVWDIKDGKLNLDDLYYDLIPYLLASAVAKSPLALINPRTNEEFEKVNFREIVSAESGAKEVISWPPMQAVKTRKKEGSEEKETTTHYYSYCLTFVLHYSTSGEPYIICDYSIKRWVSWEFKYLPSGATVCIKPTKSTRFAACKLKYMGKEKDIDFESNLARLVKELDFRDKFTAKDVIQNPCKKDELAWAVTYSNTMSPSHNTDVGFFPIDHEIFLQACMERFKEIFGDKFPLVEIYSHCANNKALRKSVSHYKKVTEFIKSHFAEQTNTPPFYIAPNLKLVLLAQSKEAEDLIPLLARKYKINDVIVQELGSLGAELPGKKWDIDCKNRIEQFQKNQELRKNISSDNQAVTLTLVEIRPKDHFWKNPAQDPKPCFRPALARMYSVTDHFVPKDENDDEDSLEIEDLTDKIAQKEAAKEAAKNEGKPYKSKSLKSEFAHRVENTLLSGLSMAGAYVYPTFETDKFPSDVASVGVYLIRYYIGEKTQYLPVAVRMDKEGITAKAYGINDWLTFHSFQVKMASGAKEFQAIDFNKSNIQSWVFNNLFQETKQPTLFCFDAANLRTCGLIFLQKQFWQKHSLAFDTGENITFPSISEYPNVRVASIITPNTLEVPIYRVCDEEGELAGHTAGVFYPSSQNAECGYYYLSNQRPESRSGGILQESKLIPMAKTRGEKKGELKKPKPYAQGYNPRGVFLNLTLQEKDCFSDWASFVQCLRLYGLIHYLGATTWPAPLHLAAGLDDYRPIHAIREP; encoded by the coding sequence ATGGCATCAAAATCTAGCACAATTCAACTGTTTGCATTGCAAGTACCAACCCAAATCTCGCTCCCATTTGATTTGTATGCACTGACTCTTCCTAAACACTGGAAGGAACTATTTAATCGGTTACAACAACACAAGCTGGGTAAGAATTATGTCTTGCCACCCGTTGAATGCCTCAACCAAGTCCTTCAACTGTTGGTAGACAGTATTTTGTTCTCTTCTCCAAATGCGTTCCGACTTAAATCTTCTGCTAGATGGCTCTATTTCAACACTGAAAAGATAGACACTGCCTATATTGCTACTGCTGTAAAAACCTGGCTGAACGTCTCCTTTAAGAATTGCAATTCTTTAACAGACGATGACATTGCTAAAATTCAGGCTATCTCTGGTAGTGATTTGCAAGTCGGAAAAGTGCAACTTCCCCAGCCAGTATGGGACATTAAAGATGGAAAACTAAATCTTGACGATTTGTACTATGATTTGATTCCTTATCTTTTAGCAAGCGCAGTAGCCAAAAGCCCTCTTGCTTTGATTAATCCTAGAACCAATGAGGAATTTGAAAAAGTAAATTTTCGCGAAATTGTCTCGGCTGAATCTGGCGCTAAAGAAGTCATTAGCTGGCCTCCGATGCAAGCAGTTAAAACCAGAAAAAAAGAAGGCAGTGAAGAAAAGGAGACAACAACACATTACTACTCATATTGCTTGACATTCGTTCTCCATTACAGTACAAGTGGAGAACCATACATCATTTGCGACTATAGTATTAAGCGGTGGGTTAGTTGGGAATTTAAATATCTGCCTTCAGGCGCAACAGTCTGCATCAAACCTACGAAATCCACAAGATTTGCTGCCTGTAAATTGAAGTATATGGGCAAGGAGAAAGATATAGATTTTGAAAGCAATCTTGCGCGTTTAGTTAAGGAACTTGACTTCCGAGATAAATTTACTGCTAAAGATGTAATTCAAAACCCTTGTAAAAAAGATGAACTTGCTTGGGCAGTAACTTACAGCAATACTATGTCACCATCCCATAATACAGATGTTGGCTTTTTCCCTATAGATCATGAAATTTTTCTCCAAGCCTGTATGGAACGATTTAAAGAGATTTTTGGTGACAAGTTCCCTCTTGTAGAAATTTATTCGCATTGTGCTAACAATAAAGCATTAAGAAAATCAGTTTCCCACTACAAAAAGGTAACTGAATTTATAAAATCTCACTTTGCAGAGCAAACTAATACTCCTCCATTTTATATCGCACCCAATCTGAAGTTGGTGTTGTTAGCCCAAAGCAAAGAAGCTGAGGATTTGATACCACTTCTGGCGAGGAAGTATAAAATTAATGATGTAATTGTGCAGGAACTTGGCTCTCTTGGTGCAGAGTTACCCGGTAAAAAATGGGATATAGACTGCAAAAACAGAATTGAACAATTTCAAAAGAATCAAGAATTAAGAAAAAATATTTCCTCAGATAACCAGGCAGTAACATTAACCTTAGTTGAAATAAGACCAAAGGATCATTTTTGGAAAAATCCCGCTCAAGATCCAAAACCTTGTTTCCGTCCTGCCTTAGCAAGGATGTATAGTGTTACAGATCACTTTGTACCCAAGGACGAAAATGATGACGAAGATTCGCTCGAAATCGAAGATTTGACTGATAAAATTGCTCAGAAAGAAGCAGCAAAAGAGGCAGCGAAAAACGAAGGCAAACCCTATAAATCAAAGTCCCTAAAAAGTGAGTTTGCTCATCGCGTAGAAAATACGCTACTGAGTGGTCTATCAATGGCTGGCGCTTATGTTTATCCTACTTTTGAAACCGATAAATTCCCCTCAGATGTTGCCAGTGTAGGTGTATATCTTATCCGTTACTACATTGGTGAAAAAACTCAATATCTGCCTGTGGCAGTTCGTATGGATAAGGAAGGTATTACAGCTAAAGCCTATGGAATTAACGACTGGCTTACTTTTCATAGTTTTCAAGTAAAAATGGCATCAGGAGCCAAGGAATTCCAGGCTATTGATTTTAATAAAAGTAACATTCAATCTTGGGTATTTAATAATCTCTTCCAAGAAACTAAACAGCCAACGCTATTCTGCTTTGATGCTGCCAATCTACGCACTTGTGGTTTAATATTTCTCCAGAAGCAGTTTTGGCAAAAGCACTCTCTCGCTTTTGATACAGGTGAAAATATTACCTTCCCTTCCATTTCAGAATACCCTAACGTTCGCGTAGCCTCTATTATTACGCCTAATACATTAGAGGTTCCTATCTATCGCGTTTGCGATGAAGAGGGGGAATTAGCAGGACACACCGCAGGTGTTTTTTATCCCTCGTCTCAAAACGCTGAATGTGGATACTACTACTTGAGTAATCAGCGTCCTGAGTCTCGCAGTGGTGGTATTCTTCAGGAGAGTAAATTAATACCGATGGCAAAAACAAGAGGTGAAAAAAAAGGCGAACTGAAGAAGCCAAAGCCCTATGCACAAGGTTATAATCCTCGTGGCGTTTTCCTCAACCTTACTCTTCAAGAAAAGGATTGCTTTAGTGATTGGGCAAGTTTCGTTCAATGTTTGCGACTTTACGGATTAATCCATTATCTCGGTGCTACAACATGGCCTGCTCCACTTCACCTTGCTGCTGGGCTTGATGATTATAGACCAATCCATGCGATTCGCGAACCCTAA
- a CDS encoding exonuclease encodes MKSTYINGRFYYKDENGILLPAVTTILKATQPIESVAALSNWRNKVGNAEANRIALTSRRRGELLHQWVKEYLQGLSPIASSLIEPYCYSVQSVLEKLSDVQLVEAVVPNYMEGYAGKVDLVARYEGVPCTIELTAAEEPKLRVGKLYDKPLQLVAYGGAINRCYGESLFGTKIVNGLIVVALPGEDAETFTFKREELLDYWQEWLKRLKSFGEKAA; translated from the coding sequence ATGAAATCAACCTACATCAATGGGCGGTTTTACTACAAAGATGAAAATGGCATTCTGCTACCAGCCGTTACCACAATACTTAAGGCTACACAGCCGATTGAGTCTGTAGCTGCCCTTTCTAATTGGCGCAATAAAGTAGGCAACGCAGAAGCAAATCGCATTGCCTTAACTAGCCGTCGTCGAGGAGAACTATTGCATCAATGGGTTAAGGAATATTTGCAAGGGTTATCTCCGATTGCTTCCAGCTTGATTGAACCCTATTGTTATAGCGTTCAATCGGTTTTGGAGAAACTTAGCGATGTCCAGTTGGTCGAGGCAGTTGTGCCAAATTATATGGAAGGATACGCCGGGAAAGTTGATTTAGTTGCCCGTTATGAAGGTGTTCCATGCACTATTGAATTGACAGCTGCTGAAGAACCTAAACTACGAGTGGGAAAACTCTACGATAAACCTTTACAGCTTGTAGCTTATGGTGGTGCAATTAATCGATGCTATGGTGAGAGTTTGTTTGGCACTAAAATTGTTAACGGTTTAATTGTCGTAGCCCTTCCCGGTGAAGACGCGGAAACATTTACGTTCAAACGGGAAGAATTGCTCGACTACTGGCAGGAGTGGTTAAAACGGCTAAAGTCTTTTGGAGAAAAAGCAGCTTGA